Proteins from a genomic interval of Chanos chanos chromosome 3, fChaCha1.1, whole genome shotgun sequence:
- the atp6v0a1b gene encoding V-type proton ATPase 116 kDa subunit a isoform X1 — translation MGELFRSEEMTLAQLFLQSEAAYCCVSELGELGMVQFRDLNPDVNVFQRKFVNEVRRCEEMDRKLRFVEKEIKKANIPTMDTGENPEVPFPRDMIDLEATFEKLENELKEINTNQEALKKNFLELTELKHILRRTQQFFDEMEDPNLLEESSSLLDPSEAGRGAPLRLGFVAGVINRERIPTFERMLWRVCRGNVFLRQAEIEDPLEDPTTGDQVHKSVFIIFFQGDQLKNRVKKICEGFRASLYPCPETPQERKEMAAGVNTRIDDLQMVLNQTEDHRQRVLQAAAKTMRVWFIKVRKMKAIYHTLNLCNIDVTQKCLIAEVWCPVSDLDSIQFALRRGTERSGSTVPSILNRMQTKQTPPTYNKTNKFTSGFQNIVDAYGIGTYREINPAPYTIITFPFLFAVMFGDMGHGLLMTCAALYLVIRESRLLAQKSDNEMFNMVFAGRYIILLMGIFSVYTGVIYNDCFSKSLNMFGSGWSVRPMFGPKGANWSFETLDGNAVLQLDPAIEGVFQGPYPLGIDPIWNIATNKLTFLNSFKMKMSVILGVIHMLFGVTLSLFNHLYFKKPLNIFLGFIPEIVFMSSLFGYLILLVFYKWTAYDARTSKDAPSLLIAFINMCLFNYSDPTNKPLYRGQMGIQSLLVVIALGCVPCMLVVKTMVLRRQYLWKKHLSQMRESSPAEKLETLEQTGTSSPTGLTQQGTQKFGGVRVGNGPTEDEAEIIEHDQLSQHSEDGDEHSEEEPFNFGDVAVHQAIHTIEYCLGCISNTASYLRLWALSLAHAQLSEVLWGMVMHLGLSSRSGGGFFGLSIIFSAFATLTVCILLIMEGLSAFLHALRLHWVEFQNKFYTGQGFKFVPFSFESILEGRFDE, via the exons ATGGGAGAACTCTTCCGTAGTGAGGAAATGACGCTGGCCCAGCTCTTCCTCCAGTCTGAGGCAGCTTATTGCTGCGTCAGTGAACTGGGAGAACTGGGAATGGTCCAGTTCCGAGAT CTTAAtccagatgtgaatgtgttCCAAAGGAAGTTTGTCAATGAAGTGAGGCGTTGTGAGGAGATGGATCGTAAACTGA GATTTGtggagaaagagataaagaaagccAATATTCCCACCATGGACACTGGAGAGAATCCTGAGGTCCCGTTTCCAAGAGACATGATCGACCTTGAG GCCACCTTTGAGAAGCTGGAGAATGAACTGAAGGAGATCAACACCAATCAGGAGGCTCTAAAGAAGAATTTTCTGGAGCTGACCGAGCTGAAGCACATCCTGAGACGCACTCAGCAGTTCTTTGACGAG ATGGAAGATCCTAATCTTTTAGAGGAGTCCTCCTCCCTGCTGGACCCCAGCGAGGCTGGCAGGGGTGCCCCCCTGAGACTGGG gtTTGTTGCTGGGGTGATCAACCGGGAGAGGATCCCCACCTTTGAGAGGATGCTGTGGAGAGTGTGTCGTGGGAACGTCTTTTTACGACAGGCAGAAATTGAGGACCCTCTTGAGGACCCCACGACG GGTGATCAAGTGCACAAGTCTGTGTTCATCATCTTCTTTCAAGGCGAccagctgaaaaacagagtgaagaagATCTGTGAAGG GTTCCGCGCGTCGCTGTACCCCTGCCCAGAGACCCCACAGGAGAGGAAGGAGATGGCCGCCGGTGTCAACACTCGCATCGATGACCTTCAGATG gttttgaACCAGACAGAggatcacagacagagagtccTACAGGCAGCAGCCAAGACCATGCGTGTCTGGTTCATCAAAGTGAGGAAGATGAAGGCTATTTACCACACTCTGAACCTCTGCAACATCGACGTCACTCAGAAGTGTCTCATCGCTGAGGTGTGGTGTCCCGTCTCTGACCTCGACTCTATCCAGTTCGCCCTGCGCAGGGGCACG GAGAGAAGTGGCTCCACCGTCCCCTCCATCTTGAACAGAATGCAGACCAAGCAGACTCCGCCCACttacaacaaaaccaacaaattcACATCTGGGTTCCAGAACATTGTGGACGCGTACGGAATTGGAACCTACCGGGAGATCAACCCag CACCCTACACCATCATCACCTTCCCCTTCCTGTTTGCTGTGATGTTTGGGGACATGGGTCACGGCCTCCTGATGACCTGTGCTGCCCTCTACCTGGTTATCAGAGAAAGCCGACTGCTCGCACAGAAAAGTGACAATGAG atgttcAACATGGTGTTTGCTGGTCGTTATATTATATTGCTGATGGGAATATTCTCCGTTTACACTGGTGTAATCTACAATGACTGCTTTTCCAAGTCCCTCAACATGTTTGGATCAGGCTGGAGTGTCAGACCCATGTTTGGACCCAAAGGAGCAAACTGGTC GTTTGAAACCCTCGATGGGAATGCAGTGTTGCAGCTGGACCCGGCAATTGAAGGAGTCTTCCAGGGACCATATCCTTTGGGCATTGATCCG ATCTGGAATATTGCCACAAATAAGCTGACCTTCCTGAACTCCTTTAAGATGAAGATGTCTGTCATTCTGGGCGTCATCCATATGCTGTTTGGAGTTACACTCAGTCTCTTCAACCACCT GTACTTTAAGAAACCTCTGAACATTTTCCTGGGCTTCATCCCTGAGATCGTGTTTATGAGCTCTCTGTTTGGCTACCTGATCCTGCTCGTCTTCTACAAGTGGACGGCCTACGACGCGAGAACCTCTAAAGACGCCCCCAGCCTGCTCATCGCCTTTATCAACATGTGTCTCTTCAACTACAGTGATCCCACCAACAAACCACTGTACAGAGGACAG ATGGGGATTCAGTCTCTGTTGGTGGTTATAGCACTGGGCTGTGTGCCCTGTATGCTGGTAGTGAAGACCATGGTGCTCCGTCGCCAGTACCTGTGGAAGAAACATTTG TCCCAGATGAGGGAGTCAAGCCCAGCAGAGAAACTAGAAACTTTAGAGCAGACAGGCACCTCCTCACCCACCGGACTCACCCAACAGGGCACGCAGAAGTTCGGAGGGGTGCGGGTCGGCAACGGACCCACCGAGGACGAGGCGGAGATCATCGAGCACGATCAACTCTCCCAGCACTCTGAGGATGGAGACGAG CATTCAGAAGAAGAACCG tttAACTTTGGAGATGTAGCAGTGCATCAGGCCATTCACACTATAGAATACTGTCTGGGCTGCATCTCAAACACTGCCTCCTACCTGCGCCTGTGGGCACTGAGCCTGGCACACGCCC agttgTCAGAGGTGCTGTGGGGTATGGTGATGCATTTAGGCTTGTCTTCTCGGAGTGGGGGCGGGTTCTTTGGCCTGTCAATCATTTTCTCAGCGTTTGCCACGCTGACAGTTTGTATCTTACTGATAATGGAAGGACTGTCAGCCTTCTTACACGCTCTTCGTCTGCACtg GGTGGAGTTCCAGAACAAGTTCTACACCGGCCAGGGCTTCAAGTTTGTCCCTTTTTCCTTCGAGAGTATTCTGGAGGGGCGTTTTGATGAATAA
- the atp6v0a1b gene encoding V-type proton ATPase 116 kDa subunit a isoform X3, whose protein sequence is MGELFRSEEMTLAQLFLQSEAAYCCVSELGELGMVQFRDLNPDVNVFQRKFVNEVRRCEEMDRKLRFVEKEIKKANIPTMDTGENPEVPFPRDMIDLEATFEKLENELKEINTNQEALKKNFLELTELKHILRRTQQFFDESLSLGLQMEDPNLLEESSSLLDPSEAGRGAPLRLGFVAGVINRERIPTFERMLWRVCRGNVFLRQAEIEDPLEDPTTGDQVHKSVFIIFFQGDQLKNRVKKICEGFRASLYPCPETPQERKEMAAGVNTRIDDLQMVLNQTEDHRQRVLQAAAKTMRVWFIKVRKMKAIYHTLNLCNIDVTQKCLIAEVWCPVSDLDSIQFALRRGTERSGSTVPSILNRMQTKQTPPTYNKTNKFTSGFQNIVDAYGIGTYREINPAPYTIITFPFLFAVMFGDMGHGLLMTCAALYLVIRESRLLAQKSDNEMFNMVFAGRYIILLMGIFSVYTGVIYNDCFSKSLNMFGSGWSVRPMFGPKGANWSFETLDGNAVLQLDPAIEGVFQGPYPLGIDPIWNIATNKLTFLNSFKMKMSVILGVIHMLFGVTLSLFNHLYFKKPLNIFLGFIPEIVFMSSLFGYLILLVFYKWTAYDARTSKDAPSLLIAFINMCLFNYSDPTNKPLYRGQMGIQSLLVVIALGCVPCMLVVKTMVLRRQYLWKKHLGTQKFGGVRVGNGPTEDEAEIIEHDQLSQHSEDGDEFNFGDVAVHQAIHTIEYCLGCISNTASYLRLWALSLAHAQLSEVLWGMVMHLGLSSRSGGGFFGLSIIFSAFATLTVCILLIMEGLSAFLHALRLHWVEFQNKFYTGQGFKFVPFSFESILEGRFDE, encoded by the exons ATGGGAGAACTCTTCCGTAGTGAGGAAATGACGCTGGCCCAGCTCTTCCTCCAGTCTGAGGCAGCTTATTGCTGCGTCAGTGAACTGGGAGAACTGGGAATGGTCCAGTTCCGAGAT CTTAAtccagatgtgaatgtgttCCAAAGGAAGTTTGTCAATGAAGTGAGGCGTTGTGAGGAGATGGATCGTAAACTGA GATTTGtggagaaagagataaagaaagccAATATTCCCACCATGGACACTGGAGAGAATCCTGAGGTCCCGTTTCCAAGAGACATGATCGACCTTGAG GCCACCTTTGAGAAGCTGGAGAATGAACTGAAGGAGATCAACACCAATCAGGAGGCTCTAAAGAAGAATTTTCTGGAGCTGACCGAGCTGAAGCACATCCTGAGACGCACTCAGCAGTTCTTTGACGAG tctctttctcttggtCTGCAGATGGAAGATCCTAATCTTTTAGAGGAGTCCTCCTCCCTGCTGGACCCCAGCGAGGCTGGCAGGGGTGCCCCCCTGAGACTGGG gtTTGTTGCTGGGGTGATCAACCGGGAGAGGATCCCCACCTTTGAGAGGATGCTGTGGAGAGTGTGTCGTGGGAACGTCTTTTTACGACAGGCAGAAATTGAGGACCCTCTTGAGGACCCCACGACG GGTGATCAAGTGCACAAGTCTGTGTTCATCATCTTCTTTCAAGGCGAccagctgaaaaacagagtgaagaagATCTGTGAAGG GTTCCGCGCGTCGCTGTACCCCTGCCCAGAGACCCCACAGGAGAGGAAGGAGATGGCCGCCGGTGTCAACACTCGCATCGATGACCTTCAGATG gttttgaACCAGACAGAggatcacagacagagagtccTACAGGCAGCAGCCAAGACCATGCGTGTCTGGTTCATCAAAGTGAGGAAGATGAAGGCTATTTACCACACTCTGAACCTCTGCAACATCGACGTCACTCAGAAGTGTCTCATCGCTGAGGTGTGGTGTCCCGTCTCTGACCTCGACTCTATCCAGTTCGCCCTGCGCAGGGGCACG GAGAGAAGTGGCTCCACCGTCCCCTCCATCTTGAACAGAATGCAGACCAAGCAGACTCCGCCCACttacaacaaaaccaacaaattcACATCTGGGTTCCAGAACATTGTGGACGCGTACGGAATTGGAACCTACCGGGAGATCAACCCag CACCCTACACCATCATCACCTTCCCCTTCCTGTTTGCTGTGATGTTTGGGGACATGGGTCACGGCCTCCTGATGACCTGTGCTGCCCTCTACCTGGTTATCAGAGAAAGCCGACTGCTCGCACAGAAAAGTGACAATGAG atgttcAACATGGTGTTTGCTGGTCGTTATATTATATTGCTGATGGGAATATTCTCCGTTTACACTGGTGTAATCTACAATGACTGCTTTTCCAAGTCCCTCAACATGTTTGGATCAGGCTGGAGTGTCAGACCCATGTTTGGACCCAAAGGAGCAAACTGGTC GTTTGAAACCCTCGATGGGAATGCAGTGTTGCAGCTGGACCCGGCAATTGAAGGAGTCTTCCAGGGACCATATCCTTTGGGCATTGATCCG ATCTGGAATATTGCCACAAATAAGCTGACCTTCCTGAACTCCTTTAAGATGAAGATGTCTGTCATTCTGGGCGTCATCCATATGCTGTTTGGAGTTACACTCAGTCTCTTCAACCACCT GTACTTTAAGAAACCTCTGAACATTTTCCTGGGCTTCATCCCTGAGATCGTGTTTATGAGCTCTCTGTTTGGCTACCTGATCCTGCTCGTCTTCTACAAGTGGACGGCCTACGACGCGAGAACCTCTAAAGACGCCCCCAGCCTGCTCATCGCCTTTATCAACATGTGTCTCTTCAACTACAGTGATCCCACCAACAAACCACTGTACAGAGGACAG ATGGGGATTCAGTCTCTGTTGGTGGTTATAGCACTGGGCTGTGTGCCCTGTATGCTGGTAGTGAAGACCATGGTGCTCCGTCGCCAGTACCTGTGGAAGAAACATTTG GGCACGCAGAAGTTCGGAGGGGTGCGGGTCGGCAACGGACCCACCGAGGACGAGGCGGAGATCATCGAGCACGATCAACTCTCCCAGCACTCTGAGGATGGAGACGAG tttAACTTTGGAGATGTAGCAGTGCATCAGGCCATTCACACTATAGAATACTGTCTGGGCTGCATCTCAAACACTGCCTCCTACCTGCGCCTGTGGGCACTGAGCCTGGCACACGCCC agttgTCAGAGGTGCTGTGGGGTATGGTGATGCATTTAGGCTTGTCTTCTCGGAGTGGGGGCGGGTTCTTTGGCCTGTCAATCATTTTCTCAGCGTTTGCCACGCTGACAGTTTGTATCTTACTGATAATGGAAGGACTGTCAGCCTTCTTACACGCTCTTCGTCTGCACtg GGTGGAGTTCCAGAACAAGTTCTACACCGGCCAGGGCTTCAAGTTTGTCCCTTTTTCCTTCGAGAGTATTCTGGAGGGGCGTTTTGATGAATAA
- the atp6v0a1b gene encoding V-type proton ATPase 116 kDa subunit a isoform X4, with protein sequence MGELFRSEEMTLAQLFLQSEAAYCCVSELGELGMVQFRDLNPDVNVFQRKFVNEVRRCEEMDRKLRFVEKEIKKANIPTMDTGENPEVPFPRDMIDLEATFEKLENELKEINTNQEALKKNFLELTELKHILRRTQQFFDESLSLGLQMEDPNLLEESSSLLDPSEAGRGAPLRLGFVAGVINRERIPTFERMLWRVCRGNVFLRQAEIEDPLEDPTTGDQVHKSVFIIFFQGDQLKNRVKKICEGFRASLYPCPETPQERKEMAAGVNTRIDDLQMVLNQTEDHRQRVLQAAAKTMRVWFIKVRKMKAIYHTLNLCNIDVTQKCLIAEVWCPVSDLDSIQFALRRGTERSGSTVPSILNRMQTKQTPPTYNKTNKFTSGFQNIVDAYGIGTYREINPAPYTIITFPFLFAVMFGDMGHGLLMTCAALYLVIRESRLLAQKSDNEMFNMVFAGRYIILLMGIFSVYTGVIYNDCFSKSLNMFGSGWSVRPMFGPKGANWSFETLDGNAVLQLDPAIEGVFQGPYPLGIDPIWNIATNKLTFLNSFKMKMSVILGVIHMLFGVTLSLFNHLYFKKPLNIFLGFIPEIVFMSSLFGYLILLVFYKWTAYDARTSKDAPSLLIAFINMCLFNYSDPTNKPLYRGQMGIQSLLVVIALGCVPCMLVVKTMVLRRQYLWKKHLGTQKFGGVRVGNGPTEDEAEIIEHDQLSQHSEDGDEHSEEEPFNFGDVAVHQAIHTIEYCLGCISNTASYLRLWALSLAHAQLSEVLWGMVMHLGLSSRSGGGFFGLSIIFSAFATLTVCILLIMEGLSAFLHALRLHWVEFQNKFYTGQGFKFVPFSFESILEGRFDE encoded by the exons ATGGGAGAACTCTTCCGTAGTGAGGAAATGACGCTGGCCCAGCTCTTCCTCCAGTCTGAGGCAGCTTATTGCTGCGTCAGTGAACTGGGAGAACTGGGAATGGTCCAGTTCCGAGAT CTTAAtccagatgtgaatgtgttCCAAAGGAAGTTTGTCAATGAAGTGAGGCGTTGTGAGGAGATGGATCGTAAACTGA GATTTGtggagaaagagataaagaaagccAATATTCCCACCATGGACACTGGAGAGAATCCTGAGGTCCCGTTTCCAAGAGACATGATCGACCTTGAG GCCACCTTTGAGAAGCTGGAGAATGAACTGAAGGAGATCAACACCAATCAGGAGGCTCTAAAGAAGAATTTTCTGGAGCTGACCGAGCTGAAGCACATCCTGAGACGCACTCAGCAGTTCTTTGACGAG tctctttctcttggtCTGCAGATGGAAGATCCTAATCTTTTAGAGGAGTCCTCCTCCCTGCTGGACCCCAGCGAGGCTGGCAGGGGTGCCCCCCTGAGACTGGG gtTTGTTGCTGGGGTGATCAACCGGGAGAGGATCCCCACCTTTGAGAGGATGCTGTGGAGAGTGTGTCGTGGGAACGTCTTTTTACGACAGGCAGAAATTGAGGACCCTCTTGAGGACCCCACGACG GGTGATCAAGTGCACAAGTCTGTGTTCATCATCTTCTTTCAAGGCGAccagctgaaaaacagagtgaagaagATCTGTGAAGG GTTCCGCGCGTCGCTGTACCCCTGCCCAGAGACCCCACAGGAGAGGAAGGAGATGGCCGCCGGTGTCAACACTCGCATCGATGACCTTCAGATG gttttgaACCAGACAGAggatcacagacagagagtccTACAGGCAGCAGCCAAGACCATGCGTGTCTGGTTCATCAAAGTGAGGAAGATGAAGGCTATTTACCACACTCTGAACCTCTGCAACATCGACGTCACTCAGAAGTGTCTCATCGCTGAGGTGTGGTGTCCCGTCTCTGACCTCGACTCTATCCAGTTCGCCCTGCGCAGGGGCACG GAGAGAAGTGGCTCCACCGTCCCCTCCATCTTGAACAGAATGCAGACCAAGCAGACTCCGCCCACttacaacaaaaccaacaaattcACATCTGGGTTCCAGAACATTGTGGACGCGTACGGAATTGGAACCTACCGGGAGATCAACCCag CACCCTACACCATCATCACCTTCCCCTTCCTGTTTGCTGTGATGTTTGGGGACATGGGTCACGGCCTCCTGATGACCTGTGCTGCCCTCTACCTGGTTATCAGAGAAAGCCGACTGCTCGCACAGAAAAGTGACAATGAG atgttcAACATGGTGTTTGCTGGTCGTTATATTATATTGCTGATGGGAATATTCTCCGTTTACACTGGTGTAATCTACAATGACTGCTTTTCCAAGTCCCTCAACATGTTTGGATCAGGCTGGAGTGTCAGACCCATGTTTGGACCCAAAGGAGCAAACTGGTC GTTTGAAACCCTCGATGGGAATGCAGTGTTGCAGCTGGACCCGGCAATTGAAGGAGTCTTCCAGGGACCATATCCTTTGGGCATTGATCCG ATCTGGAATATTGCCACAAATAAGCTGACCTTCCTGAACTCCTTTAAGATGAAGATGTCTGTCATTCTGGGCGTCATCCATATGCTGTTTGGAGTTACACTCAGTCTCTTCAACCACCT GTACTTTAAGAAACCTCTGAACATTTTCCTGGGCTTCATCCCTGAGATCGTGTTTATGAGCTCTCTGTTTGGCTACCTGATCCTGCTCGTCTTCTACAAGTGGACGGCCTACGACGCGAGAACCTCTAAAGACGCCCCCAGCCTGCTCATCGCCTTTATCAACATGTGTCTCTTCAACTACAGTGATCCCACCAACAAACCACTGTACAGAGGACAG ATGGGGATTCAGTCTCTGTTGGTGGTTATAGCACTGGGCTGTGTGCCCTGTATGCTGGTAGTGAAGACCATGGTGCTCCGTCGCCAGTACCTGTGGAAGAAACATTTG GGCACGCAGAAGTTCGGAGGGGTGCGGGTCGGCAACGGACCCACCGAGGACGAGGCGGAGATCATCGAGCACGATCAACTCTCCCAGCACTCTGAGGATGGAGACGAG CATTCAGAAGAAGAACCG tttAACTTTGGAGATGTAGCAGTGCATCAGGCCATTCACACTATAGAATACTGTCTGGGCTGCATCTCAAACACTGCCTCCTACCTGCGCCTGTGGGCACTGAGCCTGGCACACGCCC agttgTCAGAGGTGCTGTGGGGTATGGTGATGCATTTAGGCTTGTCTTCTCGGAGTGGGGGCGGGTTCTTTGGCCTGTCAATCATTTTCTCAGCGTTTGCCACGCTGACAGTTTGTATCTTACTGATAATGGAAGGACTGTCAGCCTTCTTACACGCTCTTCGTCTGCACtg GGTGGAGTTCCAGAACAAGTTCTACACCGGCCAGGGCTTCAAGTTTGTCCCTTTTTCCTTCGAGAGTATTCTGGAGGGGCGTTTTGATGAATAA
- the atp6v0a1b gene encoding V-type proton ATPase 116 kDa subunit a isoform X6: MGELFRSEEMTLAQLFLQSEAAYCCVSELGELGMVQFRDLNPDVNVFQRKFVNEVRRCEEMDRKLRFVEKEIKKANIPTMDTGENPEVPFPRDMIDLEATFEKLENELKEINTNQEALKKNFLELTELKHILRRTQQFFDEMEDPNLLEESSSLLDPSEAGRGAPLRLGFVAGVINRERIPTFERMLWRVCRGNVFLRQAEIEDPLEDPTTGDQVHKSVFIIFFQGDQLKNRVKKICEGFRASLYPCPETPQERKEMAAGVNTRIDDLQMVLNQTEDHRQRVLQAAAKTMRVWFIKVRKMKAIYHTLNLCNIDVTQKCLIAEVWCPVSDLDSIQFALRRGTERSGSTVPSILNRMQTKQTPPTYNKTNKFTSGFQNIVDAYGIGTYREINPAPYTIITFPFLFAVMFGDMGHGLLMTCAALYLVIRESRLLAQKSDNEMFNMVFAGRYIILLMGIFSVYTGVIYNDCFSKSLNMFGSGWSVRPMFGPKGANWSFETLDGNAVLQLDPAIEGVFQGPYPLGIDPIWNIATNKLTFLNSFKMKMSVILGVIHMLFGVTLSLFNHLYFKKPLNIFLGFIPEIVFMSSLFGYLILLVFYKWTAYDARTSKDAPSLLIAFINMCLFNYSDPTNKPLYRGQMGIQSLLVVIALGCVPCMLVVKTMVLRRQYLWKKHLGTQKFGGVRVGNGPTEDEAEIIEHDQLSQHSEDGDEHSEEEPFNFGDVAVHQAIHTIEYCLGCISNTASYLRLWALSLAHAQLSEVLWGMVMHLGLSSRSGGGFFGLSIIFSAFATLTVCILLIMEGLSAFLHALRLHWVEFQNKFYTGQGFKFVPFSFESILEGRFDE, from the exons ATGGGAGAACTCTTCCGTAGTGAGGAAATGACGCTGGCCCAGCTCTTCCTCCAGTCTGAGGCAGCTTATTGCTGCGTCAGTGAACTGGGAGAACTGGGAATGGTCCAGTTCCGAGAT CTTAAtccagatgtgaatgtgttCCAAAGGAAGTTTGTCAATGAAGTGAGGCGTTGTGAGGAGATGGATCGTAAACTGA GATTTGtggagaaagagataaagaaagccAATATTCCCACCATGGACACTGGAGAGAATCCTGAGGTCCCGTTTCCAAGAGACATGATCGACCTTGAG GCCACCTTTGAGAAGCTGGAGAATGAACTGAAGGAGATCAACACCAATCAGGAGGCTCTAAAGAAGAATTTTCTGGAGCTGACCGAGCTGAAGCACATCCTGAGACGCACTCAGCAGTTCTTTGACGAG ATGGAAGATCCTAATCTTTTAGAGGAGTCCTCCTCCCTGCTGGACCCCAGCGAGGCTGGCAGGGGTGCCCCCCTGAGACTGGG gtTTGTTGCTGGGGTGATCAACCGGGAGAGGATCCCCACCTTTGAGAGGATGCTGTGGAGAGTGTGTCGTGGGAACGTCTTTTTACGACAGGCAGAAATTGAGGACCCTCTTGAGGACCCCACGACG GGTGATCAAGTGCACAAGTCTGTGTTCATCATCTTCTTTCAAGGCGAccagctgaaaaacagagtgaagaagATCTGTGAAGG GTTCCGCGCGTCGCTGTACCCCTGCCCAGAGACCCCACAGGAGAGGAAGGAGATGGCCGCCGGTGTCAACACTCGCATCGATGACCTTCAGATG gttttgaACCAGACAGAggatcacagacagagagtccTACAGGCAGCAGCCAAGACCATGCGTGTCTGGTTCATCAAAGTGAGGAAGATGAAGGCTATTTACCACACTCTGAACCTCTGCAACATCGACGTCACTCAGAAGTGTCTCATCGCTGAGGTGTGGTGTCCCGTCTCTGACCTCGACTCTATCCAGTTCGCCCTGCGCAGGGGCACG GAGAGAAGTGGCTCCACCGTCCCCTCCATCTTGAACAGAATGCAGACCAAGCAGACTCCGCCCACttacaacaaaaccaacaaattcACATCTGGGTTCCAGAACATTGTGGACGCGTACGGAATTGGAACCTACCGGGAGATCAACCCag CACCCTACACCATCATCACCTTCCCCTTCCTGTTTGCTGTGATGTTTGGGGACATGGGTCACGGCCTCCTGATGACCTGTGCTGCCCTCTACCTGGTTATCAGAGAAAGCCGACTGCTCGCACAGAAAAGTGACAATGAG atgttcAACATGGTGTTTGCTGGTCGTTATATTATATTGCTGATGGGAATATTCTCCGTTTACACTGGTGTAATCTACAATGACTGCTTTTCCAAGTCCCTCAACATGTTTGGATCAGGCTGGAGTGTCAGACCCATGTTTGGACCCAAAGGAGCAAACTGGTC GTTTGAAACCCTCGATGGGAATGCAGTGTTGCAGCTGGACCCGGCAATTGAAGGAGTCTTCCAGGGACCATATCCTTTGGGCATTGATCCG ATCTGGAATATTGCCACAAATAAGCTGACCTTCCTGAACTCCTTTAAGATGAAGATGTCTGTCATTCTGGGCGTCATCCATATGCTGTTTGGAGTTACACTCAGTCTCTTCAACCACCT GTACTTTAAGAAACCTCTGAACATTTTCCTGGGCTTCATCCCTGAGATCGTGTTTATGAGCTCTCTGTTTGGCTACCTGATCCTGCTCGTCTTCTACAAGTGGACGGCCTACGACGCGAGAACCTCTAAAGACGCCCCCAGCCTGCTCATCGCCTTTATCAACATGTGTCTCTTCAACTACAGTGATCCCACCAACAAACCACTGTACAGAGGACAG ATGGGGATTCAGTCTCTGTTGGTGGTTATAGCACTGGGCTGTGTGCCCTGTATGCTGGTAGTGAAGACCATGGTGCTCCGTCGCCAGTACCTGTGGAAGAAACATTTG GGCACGCAGAAGTTCGGAGGGGTGCGGGTCGGCAACGGACCCACCGAGGACGAGGCGGAGATCATCGAGCACGATCAACTCTCCCAGCACTCTGAGGATGGAGACGAG CATTCAGAAGAAGAACCG tttAACTTTGGAGATGTAGCAGTGCATCAGGCCATTCACACTATAGAATACTGTCTGGGCTGCATCTCAAACACTGCCTCCTACCTGCGCCTGTGGGCACTGAGCCTGGCACACGCCC agttgTCAGAGGTGCTGTGGGGTATGGTGATGCATTTAGGCTTGTCTTCTCGGAGTGGGGGCGGGTTCTTTGGCCTGTCAATCATTTTCTCAGCGTTTGCCACGCTGACAGTTTGTATCTTACTGATAATGGAAGGACTGTCAGCCTTCTTACACGCTCTTCGTCTGCACtg GGTGGAGTTCCAGAACAAGTTCTACACCGGCCAGGGCTTCAAGTTTGTCCCTTTTTCCTTCGAGAGTATTCTGGAGGGGCGTTTTGATGAATAA